One window of Mixophyes fleayi isolate aMixFle1 chromosome 3, aMixFle1.hap1, whole genome shotgun sequence genomic DNA carries:
- the SERPINE2 gene encoding glia-derived nexin: protein MKRLFLALLTVVYLTSVQSQITHKSLEELGSDIGIQVFNQVVKTKPNDNVVISPHGVASVLGMLQLGADGKTKKQLTTAMRYKVNVVGKILKKINKAIVAKKNKDIVTTANAVFANSGFTMEEAFVSKNKEIFHSQVRSVDFQDRNTAASMINQWIKNETKGMIETLISPELLDASMTRLVVINALYFKGLWKSRFQPENTKKRTFHGPDGKAYQVPMLAQLSLFRSGSASTPSGLWYNVIELPYHGGSVSMLVAVPTDESTPLSAIIPHISTKTLQSWMTMAPKRVQLILPKFTVEAEANLKEPLINLGITDMFDSSKANFTKITRSEQVHVSHMLQKAKIEVKEDGTKASAATAAILIARSSPPWFIVDRPFLFFIRHNPTGAVLFTGQINKP, encoded by the exons ATGAAGAGGCTTTTCTTGGCTTTACTTACGGTGGTATACTTGACCTCTGTGCAATCTCAAATTACTCATAAATCTCTTGAGGAACTTGGGTCGGATATTGGAATCCAGGTGTTTAACCAGGTGGTGAAGACTAAGCCTAATGACAATGTGGTCATTTCTCCCCATGGAGTTGCATCTGTGTTGGGCATGCTTCAGCTGGGAGCAGACGGCAAGACCAAAAAGCAGCTGACAACGGCAATGCGGTATAAAGTGAATG TGGTTGGTAAAATACTAAAGAAGATCAACAAGGCAATAGTTGCAAAGAAGAATAAAGATATTGTCACCACAGCCAATGCTGTGTTTGCCAACAGCGGATTCACGATGGAGGAAGCCTTTGTCAGCAAGAATAAAGAAATCTTTCACAGCCAAGTGAGAAGTGTTGACTTCCAGGACAGGAACACAGCTGCCTCTATGATCAACCAGTGGATAAAGAATGAAACAAAGG GAATGATCGAGACCCTAATCTCTCCTGAGTTGTTGGACGCCTCCATGACGCGACTGGTTGTAATCAATGCACTGTATTTCAAGGGCCTATGGAAATCTCGCTTCCAGCCAGAAAACACGAAAAAGCGCACATTCCATGGTCCAGATGGCAAAGCCTATCAAGTCCCGATGCTGGCCCAGCTTTCTTTGTTCAGGAGTG GCTCTGCAAGTACACCCAGTGGTCTGTGGTACAATGTAATAGAACTGCCCTACCATGGAGGAAGTGTAAGTATGTTGGTGGCAGTTCCCACGGATGAAAGCACACCCCTCTCTGCCATCATTCCCCACATTAGTACGAAAACCCTGCAAAGTTGGATGACTATGGCGCCTAAGAGGGTCCAGCTCATTTTACCCAA ATTCACAGTGGAGGCTGAGGCCAATCTGAAGGAACCTCTTATAAACCTTGGCATCACGGATATGTTTGACTCTTCTAAGGCTAACTTCACAAAGATAACCA GATCAGAGCAAGTTCATGTTTCTCATATGCTGCAGAAAGCTAAAATAGAAGTGAAAGAGGACGGTACGAAGGCATCAGCGGCTACTG CTGCAATTTTGATAGCAAGATCGTCTCCTCCCTGGTTTATAGTAGACAGACCGTTCCTGTTTTTCATCAGGCATAATCCAACAG GGGCGGTGCTGTTCACAGGACAAATAAACAAACCGTGA